In one Enterobacteriaceae endosymbiont of Donacia thalassina genomic region, the following are encoded:
- the crr gene encoding PTS glucose transporter subunit IIA, giving the protein MNIFSNFFKKKQKKIEITKIFAPISGNIIDIEKVPDVVFSDKIVGDGVAINPTGNIIVAPIDGIIGNIFETNHAFSIKTLNGIELFVHFGIDTVNLKGLGFIRKFDLKKNNVVKKGEIIIELDLNFLKKKAKSIYTPVIISNVEKINKIIKYSGNVIAGIDPILNVYK; this is encoded by the coding sequence ATGAATATTTTTTCTAATTTTTTTAAAAAAAAACAAAAAAAAATTGAAATTACTAAAATATTTGCTCCTATTTCAGGAAATATAATAGATATAGAAAAAGTTCCTGATGTTGTATTTTCAGATAAAATTGTAGGAGATGGTGTTGCTATTAATCCTACTGGTAATATTATAGTTGCTCCTATTGATGGAATTATTGGTAATATTTTTGAAACTAATCATGCTTTTTCAATAAAAACATTAAATGGGATAGAATTATTTGTGCATTTTGGTATTGATACAGTAAATTTAAAAGGTCTAGGATTTATAAGAAAATTTGATTTAAAAAAAAATAATGTAGTTAAAAAAGGTGAAATCATTATTGAATTAGATTTGAATTTTTTAAAAAAAAAAGCTAAATCTATATATACTCCAGTAATAATTTCTAATGTTGAAAAAATTAATAAAATAATAAAATATTCTGGAAATGTTATTGCTGGTATTGATCCTATTTTAAATGTTTATAAATAA
- the ruvC gene encoding crossover junction endodeoxyribonuclease RuvC — MKIILGIDPGSRITGYGLIKKFKNKIIYINSGCILTFKINNFPTRLKMIYKDISKIIKKFKPDNFAIEQIFMSKNADSALKLGHARSAAIISAVNHNLNVFEYSASKVKMTITGFGHANKKQIQDAVFMLLKLPYYPKKDEADALAIAITHSLIHL, encoded by the coding sequence ATGAAAATAATTTTAGGTATTGATCCAGGATCTAGAATTACAGGATATGGTTTAATTAAAAAATTTAAAAATAAAATAATTTATATTAATAGTGGTTGTATTTTAACTTTTAAAATTAATAATTTTCCTACAAGATTAAAAATGATTTATAAAGATATAAGTAAAATAATAAAAAAATTTAAACCTGATAATTTTGCTATAGAACAAATTTTTATGTCTAAAAATGCAGATTCTGCATTAAAATTAGGACATGCAAGAAGTGCGGCAATAATTTCAGCTGTGAATCATAATCTTAATGTATTTGAATATTCAGCAAGTAAAGTTAAAATGACTATTACCGGTTTCGGACATGCAAATAAAAAACAAATACAAGACGCAGTTTTTATGTTATTAAAATTACCTTATTATCCAAAAAAAGATGAAGCTGATGCATTAGCAATTGCAATTACACATAGTCTTATTCATTTATAA
- a CDS encoding YebC/PmpR family DNA-binding transcriptional regulator — MSGHSKWSNMRYRKASQDNKKDKIFSKIIKELHSVIKISKNINPKYNSKLRLIIEKALSVNMSRSVINNILEKKKDNKKLKEIYYEGYGPDNIAIMISCLTDNNNRTVSFIRNILNKIGGNLKPQGAVSYIFKKKIFISYLYKNNLNDIIDIAEKLKAEDILLNKKIIQIIFSKKRYKILTKEIKNFKIKPIKIKLIIKPFIKKKINVLTKNKLIDFLSLCKKCEDIKNVYHDAEI, encoded by the coding sequence ATGTCTGGACATAGTAAATGGTCTAATATGCGTTATCGTAAAGCATCTCAAGATAATAAAAAAGATAAAATTTTTTCTAAAATTATTAAAGAATTACATTCAGTAATCAAAATTAGTAAAAATATAAATCCAAAATATAATTCTAAATTACGTTTAATTATCGAAAAAGCATTATCAGTTAATATGAGTAGATCAGTAATTAATAATATTTTGGAAAAAAAAAAAGATAATAAAAAACTAAAAGAAATTTATTATGAAGGTTATGGTCCTGATAATATTGCAATAATGATTTCATGTTTAACAGATAATAATAATAGAACTGTTTCTTTTATACGTAATATTTTAAATAAGATTGGAGGTAATTTAAAACCACAAGGTGCAGTTAGTTATATATTTAAAAAAAAAATTTTTATTTCATATTTATATAAAAATAACTTAAATGATATTATTGATATAGCAGAAAAATTAAAAGCAGAAGATATTCTTTTGAATAAAAAAATTATTCAAATAATTTTTTCAAAAAAAAGATATAAAATTCTTACTAAAGAAATAAAAAATTTTAAAATAAAACCCATAAAAATTAAATTAATTATTAAACCATTTATAAAAAAAAAAATAAATGTTTTAACAAAAAATAAATTAATTGATTTTTTATCTTTATGTAAAAAATGTGAAGATATAAAAAATGTTTATCATGATGCTGAAATTTAG
- the aspS gene encoding aspartate--tRNA ligase, with protein MKKKIYCGEINKKYINKEIILYGWVDSYRNLGKLIFINLKDREGVIQAVFKPQYKIAYSLASKLRNNFCVKIKGKIVERTKKNKNLNLFTGEIEIIVFSIIILNKSKSLPIDINMINTEETRLKYRYLDLRQMKMIKILKKRSIVVSYIRNFLEKNNFLNIETPILTNSTPEGSRDYLVPSRIHKHNFYALPQSPQIFKQLLMISGLDRYYQIAKCFRDEDLRSDRQPEFTQIDIEISFINSKVFRNFIEKMIFYIWKNIKKISLNKFKVLTFKKSMQYYGTDKPDLRNKLKLIDLNNFFIKKNKNRIISISIKNRYLSNLKIKDLEKYICYIKKYGTNDLNIFQVNNNKLINILNIKDNFIIDLTNRQIEDFIKINKCDHNDIIFIGTEIINDNISSMGHLRKKLGKDFNLIEKNKWYPLWIIDFPLFKKDKIGKLVSMNHPFTSPKNHFIKNIDLFLKENPYKIISESYDLVINGYEIGSGSSRINNYKIQKKIFNFLKMNESMQKKNFGFFLEALKFGTPPHIGIALGLDRLIMLLTNTNNIRDVIAFPKTTSANCLLTQAPNKINFNLLKDLGLSYL; from the coding sequence ATGAAAAAAAAAATTTACTGTGGGGAAATTAATAAAAAATATATAAATAAGGAAATTATTCTTTATGGTTGGGTAGATAGTTATAGAAATTTAGGAAAATTAATTTTTATTAATTTAAAAGATAGAGAAGGTGTTATTCAAGCAGTATTTAAACCTCAATATAAAATAGCTTATAGTTTAGCAAGTAAACTACGTAATAATTTTTGTGTAAAAATTAAAGGTAAAATAGTAGAAAGAACAAAAAAAAATAAAAATTTAAATTTATTTACTGGTGAAATAGAAATTATTGTATTTAGTATAATTATACTTAACAAATCTAAATCATTACCTATTGATATTAATATGATTAATACTGAAGAAACTAGATTAAAATATCGATATTTAGATTTAAGACAAATGAAAATGATTAAAATTTTAAAAAAAAGATCTATTGTAGTAAGTTATATTAGAAATTTTCTAGAAAAAAATAATTTTTTAAATATTGAAACTCCTATTTTAACAAATTCAACACCAGAAGGATCAAGAGATTATTTAGTACCAAGTAGAATACATAAACATAATTTTTATGCATTACCTCAATCTCCACAAATTTTCAAACAATTATTAATGATTTCTGGATTAGATCGTTATTATCAAATTGCGAAATGTTTTCGTGATGAAGATTTACGTTCAGATCGTCAACCAGAATTTACACAAATTGATATAGAAATATCTTTTATAAATTCAAAAGTATTTAGAAATTTTATAGAAAAAATGATTTTTTATATATGGAAAAATATAAAAAAAATATCTTTAAATAAATTTAAAGTATTAACTTTTAAAAAATCAATGCAATATTATGGTACAGATAAACCTGATTTAAGAAATAAATTAAAACTTATAGATTTAAATAATTTTTTTATTAAAAAAAATAAAAATAGAATAATTTCAATTTCTATTAAAAATAGATATTTATCTAATTTAAAAATAAAAGATTTAGAAAAATATATATGTTATATTAAAAAATATGGTACAAATGATTTAAATATATTTCAAGTAAATAATAATAAGTTGATAAATATCTTAAATATAAAAGATAATTTTATTATTGATTTAACTAATAGACAAATTGAAGATTTTATTAAAATAAATAAATGTGATCACAATGATATTATTTTTATTGGAACTGAAATTATCAATGATAATATTTCCTCTATGGGACATTTACGCAAAAAATTAGGAAAAGATTTCAATCTTATTGAAAAAAATAAATGGTATCCATTATGGATAATTGATTTTCCTTTATTTAAAAAAGATAAAATAGGTAAATTAGTTTCTATGAATCATCCATTTACATCACCTAAAAATCATTTTATAAAAAATATAGATCTTTTTTTAAAAGAAAATCCTTACAAAATAATATCTGAATCATATGATTTAGTAATTAATGGTTATGAAATAGGAAGTGGTTCTTCACGAATTAATAATTATAAAATACAAAAAAAAATATTTAATTTTCTTAAAATGAATGAATCAATGCAAAAAAAGAATTTTGGTTTTTTTTTAGAAGCTTTAAAATTTGGTACACCTCCACATATAGGAATAGCTTTGGGATTAGATAGATTAATTATGTTATTAACTAATACGAATAATATTCGTGATGTTATTGCTTTTCCAAAAACTACATCAGCAAATTGTTTATTAACTCAAGCTCCTAATAAAATTAATTTTAATCTTTTAAAAGATTTAGGATTATCCTACTTATGA
- the argS gene encoding arginine--tRNA ligase, with translation MNIKKILSKKIHKSMVKIGIPEKYNVILRSCKKKELGHYQINGIISAAIHLKIKPNDLALKLVKNLNIKTIISKITISNLGYINLFINKHWLSNQINLLINSQKLGLTEKIISENIVIDYSSPNIAKEMHVGHLRSTIIGDCIVRILSFVGHNVIKSNHIGDWGTNFGILIAFLKLKNKKTNLLLSDIEKLYKQAQKKYVKDINFAKKARLYVVKLQKKDISCFKIWQKIVNITMNYNYQLYKKLNIKLTYHDTMGESIYNDMLSDLIIDLKKKGIAINNNGTVIIPIKGEKNIKGELMAVIIQKKDGAYLYATTDIACIKYRYEKFKANRIIYYVDSRQKQYLKQIFQIAKKAKYVPSNIKLEHHMFGMILNKNNKPFKTREGENIKLNDLITESVIRAKNIILKKNPSIKKEILEDLSFKIGIGAIKYADLSKNRINNYIFSWNKMLSLDGNTSLYIQYAYVRAISLLKKSNINLKNFLNSEINFINHYEVNLAISFLDFEEIIFKIVKKGTPHILCNWLYKITVLFTLFYENCNILNLKDHILKISRLKIVFLTSLFLKRGLYLLGIKTIKKI, from the coding sequence ATGAATATAAAAAAAATTCTTTCTAAGAAAATTCATAAATCTATGGTTAAAATAGGTATTCCAGAAAAATATAATGTAATATTACGTTCATGTAAAAAAAAAGAATTAGGACATTATCAAATTAATGGAATTATATCTGCAGCTATTCATTTAAAAATTAAACCTAATGATTTAGCTCTTAAATTAGTTAAAAATTTGAATATAAAAACAATAATATCTAAGATTACAATATCTAATTTAGGATATATTAATCTTTTTATTAATAAACATTGGTTATCAAATCAAATTAATTTATTAATAAATTCTCAAAAATTAGGATTAACAGAAAAAATTATATCAGAAAATATTGTTATTGATTATTCAAGTCCTAATATAGCAAAAGAAATGCATGTTGGACATTTAAGATCTACAATTATAGGAGATTGTATTGTAAGAATTTTATCTTTTGTTGGTCATAATGTTATAAAATCCAATCATATTGGTGATTGGGGAACAAATTTTGGAATACTTATAGCTTTTTTAAAATTAAAAAATAAAAAAACAAACTTATTACTTTCTGATATAGAAAAATTATATAAACAGGCTCAAAAAAAATATGTTAAAGATATAAATTTTGCAAAAAAAGCTAGATTATATGTAGTAAAATTACAAAAAAAAGATATTTCTTGTTTTAAGATATGGCAAAAAATAGTTAATATTACTATGAATTATAATTACCAATTATATAAAAAACTTAATATTAAACTTACATATCATGATACTATGGGAGAAAGTATATATAATGATATGTTATCTGATTTAATTATAGATTTAAAAAAAAAAGGTATAGCTATTAATAATAATGGAACTGTTATTATCCCTATAAAGGGAGAAAAAAATATAAAAGGAGAATTAATGGCTGTTATTATTCAGAAAAAAGATGGAGCATATCTTTATGCTACAACAGATATTGCATGTATTAAATATCGTTATGAAAAATTTAAAGCAAATAGAATTATTTATTATGTAGATTCTCGTCAAAAACAGTATTTAAAACAAATTTTTCAAATAGCTAAAAAAGCAAAATATGTTCCTTCAAATATAAAATTAGAACATCATATGTTCGGTATGATTTTAAATAAAAATAATAAACCTTTTAAAACAAGAGAAGGAGAAAATATAAAATTAAATGATTTAATAACTGAATCAGTTATAAGAGCTAAAAATATCATTCTTAAAAAGAATCCTTCTATTAAAAAAGAAATATTAGAAGATTTATCCTTTAAAATTGGAATTGGAGCAATAAAATATGCTGATTTATCTAAAAATAGAATAAATAATTATATTTTTAGTTGGAATAAAATGTTATCTTTAGATGGTAATACATCTTTATATATTCAATATGCATATGTAAGAGCTATTTCTTTATTAAAGAAATCAAATATTAATTTAAAAAATTTTTTAAATTCAGAAATTAATTTTATAAATCATTATGAAGTTAATTTAGCTATATCATTTTTAGATTTTGAAGAAATTATTTTTAAAATTGTTAAAAAAGGTACTCCACACATATTATGTAATTGGTTATATAAAATTACAGTATTATTTACTCTATTTTATGAAAATTGTAATATTTTAAATCTTAAGGATCATATACTAAAAATTAGTAGATTAAAAATAGTTTTTTTAACATCGTTATTTTTAAAAAGAGGATTATATTTATTAGGTATTAAAACTATAAAAAAAATATAA
- the mnmA gene encoding tRNA 2-thiouridine(34) synthase MnmA, with translation MFKKKVIIAMSGGIDSSFSAWLLKKQNYQVEGLFMKNWEEDDTNNICNIEKDLYDAEVICKKLKIPLHKINFSSEYWDYVFQKFISEYKKGNTPNPDILCNKIIKFKYFMNFAINHLGADFISTGHYVRCKKIKNNFFLLRGIDSNKDQSYFLYTIKEKQLKKILFPIGGLKKTEVRYFANKLKFINANKKDSTGICFIGEKKFPNFLNKYISSPSGDIINIHGQIIGKHKGLIHYTIGQRKGIGVGGSIFYENKPWYVYKKNIKKNTLVVIQDRQNLYLYFIGLIVKKITWINFIPKNFEKKCTIKTRYRQKDIKCKIIFLNNNRIKVYFYTPISSITKGQSAVFYYGKICLGGGIIEKGIPLI, from the coding sequence ATGTTTAAAAAAAAAGTAATTATTGCAATGTCTGGTGGTATAGATTCTTCTTTTTCTGCCTGGTTATTAAAAAAACAGAATTATCAGGTAGAAGGATTATTTATGAAAAATTGGGAAGAGGATGATACAAATAATATTTGTAATATCGAAAAAGATTTATATGATGCAGAAGTAATTTGTAAAAAATTAAAAATTCCTTTACATAAAATTAATTTTTCATCAGAATATTGGGATTATGTATTTCAAAAATTTATTTCTGAATATAAAAAAGGAAATACACCAAATCCTGATATTTTATGTAATAAAATTATTAAATTTAAATATTTTATGAATTTTGCTATTAATCATTTAGGAGCTGATTTTATTAGTACAGGTCACTATGTACGTTGTAAAAAAATAAAAAATAATTTTTTTTTATTAAGGGGAATAGATTCTAATAAAGATCAAAGTTATTTTTTATATACAATTAAAGAAAAACAATTAAAAAAGATTTTGTTTCCTATTGGAGGTTTAAAAAAAACTGAAGTAAGATATTTTGCTAATAAACTTAAATTTATCAATGCTAATAAAAAAGATTCTACAGGAATTTGTTTTATAGGAGAAAAAAAATTTCCAAATTTTTTAAATAAATATATATCTTCTCCATCAGGAGATATAATTAATATTCATGGACAAATTATAGGTAAACATAAAGGATTAATTCATTATACTATAGGACAAAGAAAAGGTATTGGAGTAGGAGGATCTATATTTTATGAAAATAAACCATGGTATGTTTATAAAAAAAATATAAAAAAAAATACCTTAGTTGTAATACAAGATAGACAAAATTTATATTTATATTTTATTGGTTTAATAGTAAAAAAAATTACTTGGATAAATTTTATTCCTAAAAATTTTGAAAAAAAATGTACAATCAAAACTAGATATCGACAAAAAGATATTAAATGTAAAATTATTTTTTTAAATAATAATAGAATTAAGGTATATTTTTATACCCCTATTTCTAGTATTACAAAAGGACAATCGGCTGTATTTTATTATGGAAAAATTTGTTTAGGAGGTGGAATTATTGAAAAAGGTATTCCATTAATTTAA
- the potA gene encoding spermidine/putrescine ABC transporter ATP-binding protein PotA, giving the protein MEKKSFKKILINLININKSFSGKKIISNLNLNINDGEFITLLGPSGSGKTTIIRLIAGLEKVDSGSIILNKREITQYPAEKRQINTVFQSYALFPHMSVFDNIAFGLKMQKKTYKEIIDKVEKILDIVQLKKFINRKPHELSGGQQQRVAIARAVINQPRILLLDESLSALDYRLRKKMQNELKALQRQLGITFILVTHNQEEALSISDRIILLRNGKIEQDGTPREIYEEPKNLFVAKFIGDINIFNAFILKKIHNNQVLANLEGYICNIHVPFPVIIGEKIHVLLRPEDLRIKEIDNKTNLTTGLIGYIKEKNYKGMTLESTLKLKNGKIITVSEFFNENDPCFDHSLNQKMLINWVETWEVVLPYEKNNGIY; this is encoded by the coding sequence ATGGAAAAAAAATCTTTTAAAAAAATATTAATTAATTTAATTAATATTAATAAATCTTTTTCAGGAAAAAAAATTATTTCTAATTTAAATTTAAATATAAATGATGGAGAATTTATTACTTTATTAGGACCTTCTGGTTCTGGAAAAACAACTATTATCCGTTTAATAGCAGGTTTGGAAAAAGTAGATAGTGGCTCTATTATTCTTAATAAAAGAGAAATAACACAATATCCAGCAGAAAAAAGACAAATAAACACTGTTTTTCAAAGCTATGCATTATTTCCTCATATGTCCGTATTTGATAATATAGCTTTTGGATTAAAAATGCAAAAAAAAACATATAAAGAAATAATTGATAAAGTTGAAAAAATTTTAGATATAGTACAATTAAAAAAATTTATAAATAGAAAACCTCATGAATTATCTGGAGGCCAACAACAAAGAGTTGCTATAGCAAGAGCTGTAATTAATCAACCTAGAATATTATTATTAGATGAATCATTATCAGCTTTAGATTATAGATTACGTAAAAAAATGCAAAATGAACTTAAAGCATTACAAAGACAATTAGGTATTACATTTATATTAGTTACACATAATCAAGAAGAAGCTTTAAGTATATCAGATCGTATTATTTTATTACGTAATGGAAAAATAGAACAAGATGGGACACCTAGAGAAATATATGAAGAACCTAAAAATTTATTTGTTGCTAAATTTATAGGAGATATAAATATATTTAATGCTTTTATTTTAAAAAAAATACATAATAATCAAGTATTAGCTAATTTAGAAGGTTATATATGTAATATTCATGTCCCATTCCCAGTTATTATTGGAGAAAAAATACATGTATTATTAAGACCTGAAGATTTAAGAATTAAAGAAATTGATAATAAAACAAATTTAACTACAGGTTTAATTGGATATATAAAAGAAAAAAATTATAAAGGTATGACTTTAGAATCTACATTAAAATTAAAAAATGGTAAAATTATTACTGTAAGTGAATTTTTTAATGAAAATGATCCTTGTTTTGATCATTCTTTAAATCAAAAAATGTTAATAAATTGGGTCGAAACATGGGAGGTTGTATTACCTTATGAAAAAAATAATGGAATATACTAA
- the potB gene encoding spermidine/putrescine ABC transporter permease PotB, whose translation MKKIMEYTKNITIFIIISWLLLFILLPNIMIIIISFLKKGNYNLIRFKFSFNNYLNLLDFLYIKVFINSFFISLITTIICFIIGYPFAWCLTKISAQKKSLMLFFLFLPFWVNSLIRIYCLKIFLGINGCLNNILLYFKIIKDPIHIIYTPTAVILGLIYILLPFMIVPIYSSFEKLDRFWIEAAKDLGAQSWKIFLYIIIPLTTSGIIAGCLLVFLSSMGMFYISDLMGGSKNLLIGNIIKNQFLNIRDWPLGAATSTIVTLFTGIFLILYFKTIKFLDKKEFKKNV comes from the coding sequence ATGAAAAAAATAATGGAATATACTAAAAATATTACAATTTTTATAATTATAAGTTGGTTATTATTATTTATTTTATTACCTAATATAATGATAATTATAATCAGTTTTTTAAAAAAAGGAAATTATAATTTAATTAGGTTTAAATTTTCTTTTAATAATTATCTAAATTTATTAGATTTCTTATATATTAAAGTATTTATAAATTCTTTTTTTATTTCATTAATTACAACAATAATATGTTTTATAATAGGTTATCCATTTGCATGGTGTTTAACAAAAATATCTGCTCAAAAAAAATCTTTAATGTTATTTTTTTTATTTTTACCTTTTTGGGTTAATTCATTAATTAGAATATATTGTTTAAAAATATTTTTAGGAATTAATGGATGTTTAAATAACATTTTACTTTATTTTAAAATTATTAAAGATCCTATTCATATAATTTATACTCCTACTGCTGTAATACTAGGATTAATATATATTTTATTACCTTTTATGATTGTACCTATATATTCTAGTTTTGAAAAACTAGATCGTTTTTGGATAGAAGCGGCAAAGGATTTAGGAGCACAATCCTGGAAAATATTTCTTTATATAATTATTCCTTTAACTACATCAGGAATTATTGCAGGATGTCTTTTAGTTTTTTTATCTAGTATGGGTATGTTTTATATTTCCGATTTAATGGGTGGATCAAAAAATTTGCTAATAGGAAATATTATTAAAAATCAATTTTTAAATATTAGAGATTGGCCATTAGGAGCAGCAACAAGTACAATAGTGACATTATTTACGGGTATTTTTTTAATATTATATTTTAAAACTATTAAATTTTTAGATAAAAAGGAATTTAAAAAAAATGTTTAA
- the potC gene encoding spermidine/putrescine ABC transporter permease PotC: protein MFKYICRIIFINLIYFCFYIPIILLIINSFNKSNFGIIWQGFSIKWYQLIIHNYALLEVTYHSLCIGMLTATITTFMGLLTALSLYHFNIHIKSFINILLFIVIISPDIVMGISLLLLFILLNLSLGFWSLLFSHITFCLPYVVINIYSRLEDFDNRMIEAAKDLGASEIIILIKIIFPIILPTIISSWLLSFALSMDDITISTFVTGPEYEILPLKIYSMSKIGITPEINVLATILIIISLFLVIISRIILGRYKTYNQITSFLE, encoded by the coding sequence ATGTTTAAATATATCTGTAGAATTATTTTTATAAATCTTATTTATTTTTGTTTTTATATACCTATTATATTATTAATAATAAATTCTTTTAATAAATCTAATTTTGGTATTATATGGCAAGGATTTAGTATAAAATGGTATCAATTAATTATCCATAATTATGCATTATTAGAAGTTACATATCATTCTTTATGTATTGGTATGCTTACTGCTACTATTACGACTTTCATGGGATTATTAACTGCATTATCGTTATACCATTTTAATATTCATATTAAATCTTTTATAAATATTTTATTATTTATAGTAATTATTTCTCCTGATATTGTAATGGGTATTTCTTTATTATTATTATTTATTTTATTAAATTTATCTTTAGGTTTTTGGTCTTTATTATTTTCACATATTACATTTTGTTTACCATATGTCGTTATTAATATTTATTCAAGATTAGAAGATTTTGATAATCGTATGATAGAAGCTGCAAAAGATTTAGGTGCTAGTGAAATAATTATTTTAATAAAAATTATATTTCCTATAATATTACCAACCATTATTTCAAGTTGGTTATTAAGTTTTGCTTTATCTATGGATGATATAACAATATCAACTTTTGTAACAGGACCAGAATATGAAATACTTCCATTAAAAATTTATTCAATGTCAAAAATAGGAATTACTCCTGAAATTAATGTTTTAGCAACAATATTAATAATAATATCTTTATTTTTAGTAATTATAAGTAGAATTATTTTAGGAAGATATAAAACATATAATCAAATTACATCTTTTTTAGAATAA
- the mutM gene encoding bifunctional DNA-formamidopyrimidine glycosylase/DNA-(apurinic or apyrimidinic site) lyase, whose product MPELPEVEVIKNMILPYLKEKIINYSIIRTKKLKYIIPNNIIKINNQKILDIKRRGRYIIIILLKNTIIIHLGMTGKLCILNKNDNIFYSKHDHIDLIIDNNLILRYTDVRKFGFWLWEIKNYKKNVFLKKLGTEPLTTKFNNLYLYNFTKKKNIAIKILLMDNKIVTGIGNIYANESLFLSKISPVRISNTLNFKEITILVKNIKNILYKSIKYGGSTICNYKLPNNNIGNFSKYFFVYGKKDKLCKICKNKITRIFQRNRSTFFCYKCQK is encoded by the coding sequence ATGCCTGAATTACCTGAAGTAGAAGTGATTAAAAATATGATTCTACCTTATTTAAAGGAGAAAATAATCAATTATTCTATAATTAGAACTAAAAAATTAAAATATATTATTCCTAATAATATTATTAAAATAAATAATCAAAAAATTTTAGATATTAAAAGAAGAGGTAGATATATTATCATAATTTTATTAAAAAATACAATTATTATTCATTTAGGTATGACAGGAAAATTATGTATTTTAAATAAAAATGATAATATTTTTTATAGTAAACATGATCATATTGATCTAATTATAGATAATAATTTAATTTTAAGATATACAGATGTTAGAAAATTTGGATTTTGGTTATGGGAAATCAAAAATTATAAAAAAAATGTATTTTTAAAAAAATTAGGAACTGAACCATTAACAACTAAATTTAATAATTTGTATTTATACAATTTTACAAAAAAAAAAAATATTGCTATAAAAATATTATTAATGGATAATAAAATTGTAACAGGAATAGGCAATATATATGCTAATGAGTCTTTATTTTTATCAAAAATATCACCTGTTCGTATTTCTAATACTTTAAATTTTAAAGAAATTACAATTTTAGTAAAAAATATAAAAAATATTTTATATAAATCAATCAAATATGGAGGTTCTACTATCTGTAATTATAAATTACCTAATAATAATATTGGAAATTTTTCCAAATATTTTTTTGTATATGGAAAAAAAGATAAATTATGTAAAATATGTAAAAATAAAATTACTAGAATATTTCAAAGAAATAGAAGTACATTTTTTTGTTATAAATGTCAAAAATAA